A region from the Vanessa tameamea isolate UH-Manoa-2023 chromosome 3, ilVanTame1 primary haplotype, whole genome shotgun sequence genome encodes:
- the LOC113397093 gene encoding carboxypeptidase Q-like: MYLKTILAIIFIYYTKVIEQHELDNDESIFLRNECHFDKPLLDKLSSYQPVINYIMATVKSKLISEDFYEKYSTFLDIFGARPAGSKNLENAIDYMKRLTYHSGVKNVFTENVSVPHWQRIYESIKMIRPRVKDIAAIGLGLSVATPLYGLTADLIVVRSFEELDEVDNVQGKIVLFNTIFTTYIETVVYRVYSAIKAAQKGAIAVLIRSLTPFSLYTPHTGALTYKQNVKKIPAAAITTEDADLIQRLYNYGEKITINITMLNTLNKKTSRNTIIDLRGRSEPRKMVIVSGHIDSWDVGQGAIDNGGGMMISWFVPVILNYLNLRPRRTIRSILWTAEEEGLIGGAEYLRRHMNELDNINFVLESDAGTFKPLGLEIAGSKNAKCLIANILKLFSPISKIKLVNNTGSELSLFVNNGIPGASLLNRDNNYFLYHHTNADTLTAQNRQQVTDCAAFWAAISYVIADIPIPVPRH, translated from the exons atgtatctcaAAACAATTTtggcaataatttttatttattatacaaaagttATAGAACAACATGAGTTGGACAACGATGAAAGTATATTTCTTAGAAATGAGTGCCATTTTGATAAGCCGTTATTGGACAAACTTTCGTCATATCAACctgtcattaattatattatggctACGGTTAAATCTAAGCTGATTTCAGAGGATTTTTATGAAAA atATTCAACATTCCTCGATATTTTTGGGGCTCGTCCTGCTGGAAGTAAGAACTTGGAAAATGCAATAGATTATATGAAGCGACTTACGTACCACAGTggagttaaaaatgtttttacggAGAATGTTTCG GTACCACATTGGCAACGGATCTATGAATCTATCAAAATGATACGTCCTCGCGTAAAAGATATTGCAGCAATTGGTCTAGGACTTAGTGTTGCAACTCCTCTTTATGGCCTTACTGCGGATTTAATTGTTGTTCGTAGCTTCGAGGAATTGGATGAAGTCGATAATGTACAAgggaaaattgttttatttaatactatatttactaCATATATAGAAACCGTAGTATACAGAGTTTATTCAGCAATAAAAGCTGCTCAAAAGGGAGCCATTGCAGTATTAATTAGAAGTCTAACGCCTTTTTCATTGTATACTCCTCACACCGGTGcattaacatataaacaaaatgtcaaAAAGATACCAGCGGCTGCTATTACAACAGAAGACGCCGATTTAATtcaaagattatataattacggagaaaaaattacaataaacataacaatgttaaatacattaaataaaaaaacatctcgAAATACTATTATTGATCTGAGGGGAAGGTCGGAGCCAAGAAAGATGGTGATAGTTTCAGGTCATATAGATAGTTGGGATGTAGGGCAAGGAGCTATTGACAACGGTGGTGGAATGATGATTAGTTGGTTTGTACctgtgatattaaattatttgaatttaagacCTAGAAGAACTATACGCTCTATTTTATGGACTGCAGAAGAAGAGGGCCTTATTGGTGGAGCTGAGTATTTAAGGAGACATATGAATGAGCTAGATAACATAAATTTTGTGTTAGAATCCGATGCAGGAACCTTTAAACCTTTAGGCTTAGAAATAGCTGGATCTAAAAATGCAAAATGTTTAAttgcaaacattttaaaacttttttcgcCGATTAGTAAGATAAAGCTTGTTAATAATACAGGATCCGAATTGtctctttttgttaataatggAATTCCAGGAGCATCATTGTTGAATCgagataataattactttttataccaTCATACAAATGCTGATACTTTGACAGCGCAAAATAGGCAACAAGTAACAGATTGTGCCGCGTTTTGGGCAGCGATATCTTACGTTATTGCAGATATACCGATTCCAGTTCCACGACactga